In Chanodichthys erythropterus isolate Z2021 chromosome 9, ASM2448905v1, whole genome shotgun sequence, a genomic segment contains:
- the LOC137027383 gene encoding rhodopsin-like, translating into MNGTEGPNFYVPMSNKTGLVRSPFEEPQYYLAEPWKYSLLAAYMLFLITTSFPVNFLTLYVTVQHKKLRTPLNFILLNLAVADLFMVVGGFTVTLYTALNGYFVLGVTGCNIEGFFATLGGEIALWSLVVLAIERYIVVCKPMTTFRFGEKHAIIGVGFTWVMALTCAMPPLLGWSRYIPEGMQCSCGIDYYTPKPEINNISFVIYMFILHFSIPLLIIFFCYSRLLCTVRAAAAQQQESETTQRAEREVTRMVVVMVIAFLVCWVPYASVAWYIFANQGAEFGPVAMTIPAFFAKSAALYNPVIYIILNRQFRNCMLTTVCCGKNPFGEEETSMAVSSKTQSSVVSSAQVAPA; encoded by the exons ATGAACGGGACGGAAGGTCCAAACTTCTACGTGCCGATGTCCAACAAGACCGGTTTGGTTCGCAGCCCGTTTGAGGAGCCGCAGTACTACTTAGCAGAGCCGTGGAAGTACTCGTTGCTGGCCGCGTACATGCTCTTCCTCATCACCACCTCATTCCCTGTCAACTTCCTCACGCTCTATGTCACGGTGCAGCACAAGAAGCTCCGCACACCCCTCAACTTCATCCTACTCAATCTGGCCGTGGCCGACCTGTTCATGGTGGTGGGCGGCTTCACCGTCACGCTCTACACGGCCCTGAACGGGTACTTCGTCCTGGGGGTCACGGGCTGCAACATCGAGGGCTTCTTTGCCACCCTGGGTG GTGAGATCGCGCTGTGGTCTCTGGTGGTCTTGGCTATCGAGCGCTACATTGTGGTGTGTAAGCCGATGACCACGTTTCGTTTCGGTGAGAAGCACGCCATCATAGGAGTGGGCTTCACCTGGGTCATGGCCCTCACCTGCGCCATGCCGCCCCTGCTGGGATGGTCCAG gtatATTCCGGAGGGAATGCAGTGCTCCTGTGGAATAGATTACTACACTCCTAAACCTGAAATCAACAACATCTCGTTTGTCATCTACATGTTCATCCTGCATTTCTCCATCCCACTGCTGATCATCTTCTTCTGCTACAGTCGTCTGCTCTGCACTGTCCGTGCg GCTGCTGCTCAGCAGCAGGAATCAGAGACGACCCAGCGGGCCGAGCGGGAAGTGACGCGTATGGTGGTTGTCATGGTGATTGCGTTCCTAGTGTGCTGGGTGCCGTATGCCAGTGTGGCCTGGTACATCTTTGCTAATCAGGGGGCTGAATTTGGTCCTGTCGCCATGACAATACCAGCTTTCTTTGCTAAGAGTGCAGCGCTCTACAACCCCGTCATCTACATCATACTCAACAGACAG TTCAGGAACTGCATGCTCACCACGGTCTGCTGTGGAAAGAACCCGTTTGGTGAGGAGGAGACCAGCATGGCGGTCTCCAGTAAGACTCAGTCCTCGGTGGTCTCGTCCGCTCAAGTGGCTCCCGCCTGA